The Anopheles merus strain MAF chromosome 2L, AmerM5.1, whole genome shotgun sequence genome has a segment encoding these proteins:
- the LOC121593517 gene encoding diuretic hormone receptor-like isoform X3, with the protein MANETMPTSPTAAAIAADDGSGGSPFGEANVTGISVENPSLVEGLLALAMNASGAERCRLQQQAEELLQDVACPSFFDMVSCWPRTPPGTLAVLPCFAELKGVQYDSSQNATRFCNIDGTWDNYTDYDRCEHLEQPPPLPSFEPEIELPTLIYFVGYSISLAALVLAVAVLVYFKDLRCLRNTIHVNLFLTYIMSSSLWILILSLQITVKLEVAGCIFLVTLFHYFSTTNFFWMLVEGLYLYMLVVQTFSGDTLRFRKYAIIGWGGPLIFVGAWAIAKPFFGSVSNLEHPSKLEIECSWMRESHIDWIIQGPSCAVLVINLIFLLRIMWVLITKLRSANTVETRQYRKASKALLVLIPLLGITYLIVIYGPVEGVGSHIFAITRAILLSTQGFVVSLLYCFLNSEVRQTLRHHFYRWRDERNILSGKVNNHHRRPTFSKDNSPRSRTESTRTVEYSIVTMKHSCVLRD; encoded by the exons ATGGCGAACGAAACAATGCCAACTTCACCGACTGCGGCTGCAATTGCAGCGGACGACGGTTCCGGTGGGTCACCGTTCGGCGAGGCAAATGTGACCGGAATTTCGGTGGAAAACCCTTCGCTGGTGGAGGGGCTGCTGGCGCTGGCAATGAATGCGAGCGGCGCGGAACGGTGCCGACTGCAGCAACAGGCGGAGGAGTTGCTGCAGGACGTGGCCTGTCCGTCGTTCTTCGACATGGTGTCCTGCTGGCCGCGAACACCGCCCGGTACGTTGGCGGTGCTGCCGTGCTTTGCCGAGCTGAAGGGCGTGCAGTATGATAGCTCAC AAAACGCCACCCGTTTCTGCAACATCGACGGTACCTGGGACAACTACACCGACTACGATCGCTGCGAGCATCTCGAACAGCCGCCACCGCTGCCCAGCTTCGAGCCGGAAATTGAGCTACCGACGCTGATCTACTTCGTCGGCTACTCGATCAGTCTGGCCGCGCTGGTGCTGGCCGTCGCCGTGCTGGTGTATTTCAA GGATCTGCGCTGCTTGCGGAACACGATACACGTCAACCTGTTCCTTACCTACATCATGTCGTCGAGCCTGTGGATACTGATCCTTTCGCTGCAG ATTACCGTAAAGCTGGAAGTGGCGGGATGCATATTTCTCGTAACGCTTTTTCACTACTTCAGCACAACCAACTTTTTCTGGATGCTGGTGGAAG ggCTCTACCTTTATATGCTGGTTGTGCAGACGTTTTCCGGTGACACGTTACGCTTTCGGAAGTACGCCATCATTGGGTGGG GAGGCCCCCTGATCTTCGTTGGAGCTTGGGCCATCGCAAAGCCTTTCTTTGGCAGTGTCTCGAATTTGGAACATCCTAGTAAA CTCGAAATAGAATGCTCCTGGATGCGTGAATCTCACATCGATTGGATCATCCAGGGCCCGTCCTGTGCCGTGCTGGTTATCAATCTCATCTTCCTGCTGCGCATCATGTGG GTGCTGATCACGAAGCTGCGCTCGGCAAACACGGTCGAAACGCGCCAGTACCGGAAAGCCTCGAAAGCGCTGCTCGTGCTGATACCGCTGCTGGGCATAACCTACCTCATCGTCATCTACGGCCCGGTCGAGGGTGTCGGCAGCCACATATTTGCCATCACGCGGGCCATTCTTCTTAGCACGCAG GGGTTCGTCGTGTCCCTTCTCTACTGCTTCCTAAACTCCGAGGTGCGTCAAACACTGCGCCATCACTTCTATCGCTGGCGGGACGAACGGAACATCCTTTCCGGCAAGGTGAACAATCATCACCGCAG ACCAACATTCAGCAAGGACAACTCACCCCGCTCGCGGACCGAAAGCACACG AACTGTCGAGTACAGCATCGTCACCATGAAGCATTCGTGCGTGCTGAGAGATTAA
- the LOC121593517 gene encoding diuretic hormone receptor-like isoform X1, with product MANETMPTSPTAAAIAADDGSGGSPFGEANVTGISVENPSLVEGLLALAMNASGAERCRLQQQAEELLQDVACPSFFDMVSCWPRTPPGTLAVLPCFAELKGVQYDSSQNATRFCNIDGTWDNYTDYDRCEHLEQPPPLPSFEPEIELPTLIYFVGYSISLAALVLAVAVLVYFNNYSARRDLRCLRNTIHVNLFLTYIMSSSLWILILSLQITVKLEVAGCIFLVTLFHYFSTTNFFWMLVEGLYLYMLVVQTFSGDTLRFRKYAIIGWGGPLIFVGAWAIAKPFFGSVSNLEHPSKLEIECSWMRESHIDWIIQGPSCAVLVINLIFLLRIMWVLITKLRSANTVETRQYRKASKALLVLIPLLGITYLIVIYGPVEGVGSHIFAITRAILLSTQGFVVSLLYCFLNSEVRQTLRHHFYRWRDERNILSGKVNNHHRRPTFSKDNSPRSRTESTRTVEYSIVTMKHSCVLRD from the exons ATGGCGAACGAAACAATGCCAACTTCACCGACTGCGGCTGCAATTGCAGCGGACGACGGTTCCGGTGGGTCACCGTTCGGCGAGGCAAATGTGACCGGAATTTCGGTGGAAAACCCTTCGCTGGTGGAGGGGCTGCTGGCGCTGGCAATGAATGCGAGCGGCGCGGAACGGTGCCGACTGCAGCAACAGGCGGAGGAGTTGCTGCAGGACGTGGCCTGTCCGTCGTTCTTCGACATGGTGTCCTGCTGGCCGCGAACACCGCCCGGTACGTTGGCGGTGCTGCCGTGCTTTGCCGAGCTGAAGGGCGTGCAGTATGATAGCTCAC AAAACGCCACCCGTTTCTGCAACATCGACGGTACCTGGGACAACTACACCGACTACGATCGCTGCGAGCATCTCGAACAGCCGCCACCGCTGCCCAGCTTCGAGCCGGAAATTGAGCTACCGACGCTGATCTACTTCGTCGGCTACTCGATCAGTCTGGCCGCGCTGGTGCTGGCCGTCGCCGTGCTGGTGTATTTCAA TAACTACTCTGCCCGCAGGGATCTGCGCTGCTTGCGGAACACGATACACGTCAACCTGTTCCTTACCTACATCATGTCGTCGAGCCTGTGGATACTGATCCTTTCGCTGCAG ATTACCGTAAAGCTGGAAGTGGCGGGATGCATATTTCTCGTAACGCTTTTTCACTACTTCAGCACAACCAACTTTTTCTGGATGCTGGTGGAAG ggCTCTACCTTTATATGCTGGTTGTGCAGACGTTTTCCGGTGACACGTTACGCTTTCGGAAGTACGCCATCATTGGGTGGG GAGGCCCCCTGATCTTCGTTGGAGCTTGGGCCATCGCAAAGCCTTTCTTTGGCAGTGTCTCGAATTTGGAACATCCTAGTAAA CTCGAAATAGAATGCTCCTGGATGCGTGAATCTCACATCGATTGGATCATCCAGGGCCCGTCCTGTGCCGTGCTGGTTATCAATCTCATCTTCCTGCTGCGCATCATGTGG GTGCTGATCACGAAGCTGCGCTCGGCAAACACGGTCGAAACGCGCCAGTACCGGAAAGCCTCGAAAGCGCTGCTCGTGCTGATACCGCTGCTGGGCATAACCTACCTCATCGTCATCTACGGCCCGGTCGAGGGTGTCGGCAGCCACATATTTGCCATCACGCGGGCCATTCTTCTTAGCACGCAG GGGTTCGTCGTGTCCCTTCTCTACTGCTTCCTAAACTCCGAGGTGCGTCAAACACTGCGCCATCACTTCTATCGCTGGCGGGACGAACGGAACATCCTTTCCGGCAAGGTGAACAATCATCACCGCAG ACCAACATTCAGCAAGGACAACTCACCCCGCTCGCGGACCGAAAGCACACG AACTGTCGAGTACAGCATCGTCACCATGAAGCATTCGTGCGTGCTGAGAGATTAA
- the LOC121593517 gene encoding diuretic hormone receptor-like isoform X4 encodes MANETMPTSPTAAAIAADDGSGGSPFGEANVTGISVENPSLVEGLLALAMNASGAERCRLQQQAEELLQDVACPSFFDMVSCWPRTPPGTLAVLPCFAELKGVQYDSSQNATRFCNIDGTWDNYTDYDRCEHLEQPPPLPSFEPEIELPTLIYFVGYSISLAALVLAVAVLVYFNNYSARRDLRCLRNTIHVNLFLTYIMSSSLWILILSLQITVKLEVAGCIFLVTLFHYFSTTNFFWMLVEGLYLYMLVVQTFSGDTLRFRKYAIIGWGGPLIFVGAWAIAKPFFGSVSNLEHPSKLEIECSWMRESHIDWIIQGPSCAVLVINLIFLLRIMWVLITKLRSANTVETRQYRKASKALLVLIPLLGITYLIVIYGPVEGVGSHIFAITRAILLSTQGFVVSLLYCFLNSEVRQTLRHHFYRWRDERNILSGKVNNHHRRFSQFSRPESMNFPPVP; translated from the exons ATGGCGAACGAAACAATGCCAACTTCACCGACTGCGGCTGCAATTGCAGCGGACGACGGTTCCGGTGGGTCACCGTTCGGCGAGGCAAATGTGACCGGAATTTCGGTGGAAAACCCTTCGCTGGTGGAGGGGCTGCTGGCGCTGGCAATGAATGCGAGCGGCGCGGAACGGTGCCGACTGCAGCAACAGGCGGAGGAGTTGCTGCAGGACGTGGCCTGTCCGTCGTTCTTCGACATGGTGTCCTGCTGGCCGCGAACACCGCCCGGTACGTTGGCGGTGCTGCCGTGCTTTGCCGAGCTGAAGGGCGTGCAGTATGATAGCTCAC AAAACGCCACCCGTTTCTGCAACATCGACGGTACCTGGGACAACTACACCGACTACGATCGCTGCGAGCATCTCGAACAGCCGCCACCGCTGCCCAGCTTCGAGCCGGAAATTGAGCTACCGACGCTGATCTACTTCGTCGGCTACTCGATCAGTCTGGCCGCGCTGGTGCTGGCCGTCGCCGTGCTGGTGTATTTCAA TAACTACTCTGCCCGCAGGGATCTGCGCTGCTTGCGGAACACGATACACGTCAACCTGTTCCTTACCTACATCATGTCGTCGAGCCTGTGGATACTGATCCTTTCGCTGCAG ATTACCGTAAAGCTGGAAGTGGCGGGATGCATATTTCTCGTAACGCTTTTTCACTACTTCAGCACAACCAACTTTTTCTGGATGCTGGTGGAAG ggCTCTACCTTTATATGCTGGTTGTGCAGACGTTTTCCGGTGACACGTTACGCTTTCGGAAGTACGCCATCATTGGGTGGG GAGGCCCCCTGATCTTCGTTGGAGCTTGGGCCATCGCAAAGCCTTTCTTTGGCAGTGTCTCGAATTTGGAACATCCTAGTAAA CTCGAAATAGAATGCTCCTGGATGCGTGAATCTCACATCGATTGGATCATCCAGGGCCCGTCCTGTGCCGTGCTGGTTATCAATCTCATCTTCCTGCTGCGCATCATGTGG GTGCTGATCACGAAGCTGCGCTCGGCAAACACGGTCGAAACGCGCCAGTACCGGAAAGCCTCGAAAGCGCTGCTCGTGCTGATACCGCTGCTGGGCATAACCTACCTCATCGTCATCTACGGCCCGGTCGAGGGTGTCGGCAGCCACATATTTGCCATCACGCGGGCCATTCTTCTTAGCACGCAG GGGTTCGTCGTGTCCCTTCTCTACTGCTTCCTAAACTCCGAGGTGCGTCAAACACTGCGCCATCACTTCTATCGCTGGCGGGACGAACGGAACATCCTTTCCGGCAAGGTGAACAATCATCACCGCAG GTTTTCCCAGTTTTCCCGACCAGAGTCGATGAATTTTCCACCCGTCCCATGA
- the LOC121593517 gene encoding diuretic hormone receptor-like isoform X2 produces MANETMPTSPTAAAIAADDGSGGSPFGEANVTGISVENPSLVEGLLALAMNASGAERCRLQQQAEELLQDVACPSFFDMVSCWPRTPPGTLAVLPCFAELKGVQYDSSQNATRFCNIDGTWDNYTDYDRCEHLEQPPPLPSFEPEIELPTLIYFVGYSISLAALVLAVAVLVYFNNYSARRDLRCLRNTIHVNLFLTYIMSSSLWILILSLQITVKLEVAGCIFLVTLFHYFSTTNFFWMLVEGLYLYMLVVQTFSGDTLRFRKYAIIGWGGPLIFVGAWAIAKPFFGSVSNLEHPSKLEIECSWMRESHIDWIIQGPSCAVLVINLIFLLRIMWVLITKLRSANTVETRQYRKASKALLVLIPLLGITYLIVIYGPVEGVGSHIFAITRAILLSTQGFVVSLLYCFLNSEVRQTLRHHFYRWRDERNILSGKVNNHHRRPTFSKDNSPRSRTESTRFSQFSRPESMNFPPVP; encoded by the exons ATGGCGAACGAAACAATGCCAACTTCACCGACTGCGGCTGCAATTGCAGCGGACGACGGTTCCGGTGGGTCACCGTTCGGCGAGGCAAATGTGACCGGAATTTCGGTGGAAAACCCTTCGCTGGTGGAGGGGCTGCTGGCGCTGGCAATGAATGCGAGCGGCGCGGAACGGTGCCGACTGCAGCAACAGGCGGAGGAGTTGCTGCAGGACGTGGCCTGTCCGTCGTTCTTCGACATGGTGTCCTGCTGGCCGCGAACACCGCCCGGTACGTTGGCGGTGCTGCCGTGCTTTGCCGAGCTGAAGGGCGTGCAGTATGATAGCTCAC AAAACGCCACCCGTTTCTGCAACATCGACGGTACCTGGGACAACTACACCGACTACGATCGCTGCGAGCATCTCGAACAGCCGCCACCGCTGCCCAGCTTCGAGCCGGAAATTGAGCTACCGACGCTGATCTACTTCGTCGGCTACTCGATCAGTCTGGCCGCGCTGGTGCTGGCCGTCGCCGTGCTGGTGTATTTCAA TAACTACTCTGCCCGCAGGGATCTGCGCTGCTTGCGGAACACGATACACGTCAACCTGTTCCTTACCTACATCATGTCGTCGAGCCTGTGGATACTGATCCTTTCGCTGCAG ATTACCGTAAAGCTGGAAGTGGCGGGATGCATATTTCTCGTAACGCTTTTTCACTACTTCAGCACAACCAACTTTTTCTGGATGCTGGTGGAAG ggCTCTACCTTTATATGCTGGTTGTGCAGACGTTTTCCGGTGACACGTTACGCTTTCGGAAGTACGCCATCATTGGGTGGG GAGGCCCCCTGATCTTCGTTGGAGCTTGGGCCATCGCAAAGCCTTTCTTTGGCAGTGTCTCGAATTTGGAACATCCTAGTAAA CTCGAAATAGAATGCTCCTGGATGCGTGAATCTCACATCGATTGGATCATCCAGGGCCCGTCCTGTGCCGTGCTGGTTATCAATCTCATCTTCCTGCTGCGCATCATGTGG GTGCTGATCACGAAGCTGCGCTCGGCAAACACGGTCGAAACGCGCCAGTACCGGAAAGCCTCGAAAGCGCTGCTCGTGCTGATACCGCTGCTGGGCATAACCTACCTCATCGTCATCTACGGCCCGGTCGAGGGTGTCGGCAGCCACATATTTGCCATCACGCGGGCCATTCTTCTTAGCACGCAG GGGTTCGTCGTGTCCCTTCTCTACTGCTTCCTAAACTCCGAGGTGCGTCAAACACTGCGCCATCACTTCTATCGCTGGCGGGACGAACGGAACATCCTTTCCGGCAAGGTGAACAATCATCACCGCAG ACCAACATTCAGCAAGGACAACTCACCCCGCTCGCGGACCGAAAGCACACG GTTTTCCCAGTTTTCCCGACCAGAGTCGATGAATTTTCCACCCGTCCCATGA